A genomic region of Stigmatopora nigra isolate UIUO_SnigA chromosome 16, RoL_Snig_1.1, whole genome shotgun sequence contains the following coding sequences:
- the LOC144209285 gene encoding pyruvate dehydrogenase E1 component subunit alpha, mitochondrial-like isoform X2, with translation MQNMLTLLSNALLRITGKTAGAQTVSEAARVSATQSFADFTSQVTLDVKKCDLHRLEEGPPVKAELTREQGLRYYRTMQTVRRMELKADQLYKQKIIRGFCHLYDGQEACAAGIEAAIQPSDHLITAYRAHAYTYTRGVAVREILCELTGRRGGVSKGKGGSMHMYAPHFYGGNGIVGAQVPLGAGIALACQYQGNKQLCVALYGDGAANQGQLFEAFNMAALWKLPCIFICENNQYGMGTSAERASASTDYYKRGDYVPGIRVDGMDVLCVREAVKFAADFCRAGKGPIVMELKTYRYHGHSMSDPGVSYRTRQEIQEVRSKNDPIASLKEQMLNNNMASVEEFKEMDVAIRKEVEEAAQFATADPEPPLGDLCNHIFKNEPSLEIRGTNPWSKLISVS, from the exons GGAGCCCAAACCGTGTCTGAG GCCGCCCGTGTCAGTGCGACCCAATCTTTTGCCGACTTCACGTCTCAGGTGACCTTGGACGTTAAG AAATGCGATTTGCACCGATTGGAGGAGGGGCCTCCCGTGAAGGCGGAGCTAACCCGCGAACAGGGCCTGCGTTATTACCGCACCATGCAGACGGTGAGACGCATGGAACTGAAGGCCGATCAGCTGTACAAGCAGAAGATCATCAGGGGCTTCTGTCACTTATATGACGGACAG GAAGCGTGCGCCGCCGGCATCGAGGCCGCCATCCAACCCAGCGACCACCTGATCACGGCGTACCGCGCGCACGCCTACACGTACACCCGCGGCGTGGCCGTCAGGGAGATCCTGTGCGAGCTGACGG GTCGGAGGGGCGGAGTCTCTAAAGGGAAGGGAGGCTCCATGCACATGTACGCGCCACATTTTTACGGAGGGAACGGCATTGTGGGAGCGCAG GTTCCACTCGGTGCCGGAATCGCTTTGGCGTGTCAGTATCAAGGCAATAAGCAGCTGTGCGTGGCGTTGTATGGTGACGGCGCCGCCAATCAG GGGCAGCTCTTCGAAGCGTTCAACATGGCCGCCCTCTGGAAGCTCCCGTGCATTTTCATCTGCGAGAACAACCAGTACGGCATGGGCACGTCGGCGGAGAGGGCGTCGGCTTCCACCGACTACTACAAACGAGGAGACTACGTACCGGGCATTAGA GTTGATGGGATGGATGTTCTGTGCGTGAGAGAGGCCGTCAAGTTTGCGGCGGACTTCTGTCGAGCTGGGAAG GGTCCAATTGTGATGGAGCTGAAGACGTATCGTTACCACGGGCACAGCATGAGTGACCCTGGTGTCAG CTATCGTACTCGCCAGGAGATCCAGGAAGTGCGAAGCAAGAATGACCCCATCGCATCGTTGAAAGAGCAAATGTTAAATAACAACATGGCGTCCGTGGAGGAATTCAAG GAAATGGACGTCGCCATCCGTAAGGAAGTGGAGGAGGCGGCGCAGTTCGCCACGGCTGACCCCGAACCACCGTTGGGGGATTTGTGCAACCACATCTTTAAAAACGAGCCTTCGTTGGAGATCCGTGGGACCAATCCCTGGTCAAAGCTTATCTCCGTAAGCTAA
- the LOC144209285 gene encoding pyruvate dehydrogenase E1 component subunit alpha, mitochondrial-like isoform X1, whose protein sequence is MQNMLTLLSNALLRITGKTAGAQTVSELLINLSEYVSLTSPAAPDLARMRRLPRKPPPLVGAMAGAAPLASTSSDAGLQAARVSATQSFADFTSQVTLDVKKCDLHRLEEGPPVKAELTREQGLRYYRTMQTVRRMELKADQLYKQKIIRGFCHLYDGQEACAAGIEAAIQPSDHLITAYRAHAYTYTRGVAVREILCELTGRRGGVSKGKGGSMHMYAPHFYGGNGIVGAQVPLGAGIALACQYQGNKQLCVALYGDGAANQGQLFEAFNMAALWKLPCIFICENNQYGMGTSAERASASTDYYKRGDYVPGIRVDGMDVLCVREAVKFAADFCRAGKGPIVMELKTYRYHGHSMSDPGVSYRTRQEIQEVRSKNDPIASLKEQMLNNNMASVEEFKEMDVAIRKEVEEAAQFATADPEPPLGDLCNHIFKNEPSLEIRGTNPWSKLISVS, encoded by the exons GGAGCCCAAACCGTGTCTGAG TTGCTGATCAATCTGTCCGAGTACGTCAGTCTAACTTCGCCGGCGGCCCCCGACTTGGCACGGATGCGCCGCCTGCCCCGCAAACCCCCGCCACTAGTCGGCGCTATGGCCGGCGCGGCGCCTTTAGCTAGCACGTCGTCCGATGCCGGCCTCCAG GCCGCCCGTGTCAGTGCGACCCAATCTTTTGCCGACTTCACGTCTCAGGTGACCTTGGACGTTAAG AAATGCGATTTGCACCGATTGGAGGAGGGGCCTCCCGTGAAGGCGGAGCTAACCCGCGAACAGGGCCTGCGTTATTACCGCACCATGCAGACGGTGAGACGCATGGAACTGAAGGCCGATCAGCTGTACAAGCAGAAGATCATCAGGGGCTTCTGTCACTTATATGACGGACAG GAAGCGTGCGCCGCCGGCATCGAGGCCGCCATCCAACCCAGCGACCACCTGATCACGGCGTACCGCGCGCACGCCTACACGTACACCCGCGGCGTGGCCGTCAGGGAGATCCTGTGCGAGCTGACGG GTCGGAGGGGCGGAGTCTCTAAAGGGAAGGGAGGCTCCATGCACATGTACGCGCCACATTTTTACGGAGGGAACGGCATTGTGGGAGCGCAG GTTCCACTCGGTGCCGGAATCGCTTTGGCGTGTCAGTATCAAGGCAATAAGCAGCTGTGCGTGGCGTTGTATGGTGACGGCGCCGCCAATCAG GGGCAGCTCTTCGAAGCGTTCAACATGGCCGCCCTCTGGAAGCTCCCGTGCATTTTCATCTGCGAGAACAACCAGTACGGCATGGGCACGTCGGCGGAGAGGGCGTCGGCTTCCACCGACTACTACAAACGAGGAGACTACGTACCGGGCATTAGA GTTGATGGGATGGATGTTCTGTGCGTGAGAGAGGCCGTCAAGTTTGCGGCGGACTTCTGTCGAGCTGGGAAG GGTCCAATTGTGATGGAGCTGAAGACGTATCGTTACCACGGGCACAGCATGAGTGACCCTGGTGTCAG CTATCGTACTCGCCAGGAGATCCAGGAAGTGCGAAGCAAGAATGACCCCATCGCATCGTTGAAAGAGCAAATGTTAAATAACAACATGGCGTCCGTGGAGGAATTCAAG GAAATGGACGTCGCCATCCGTAAGGAAGTGGAGGAGGCGGCGCAGTTCGCCACGGCTGACCCCGAACCACCGTTGGGGGATTTGTGCAACCACATCTTTAAAAACGAGCCTTCGTTGGAGATCCGTGGGACCAATCCCTGGTCAAAGCTTATCTCCGTAAGCTAA